The following coding sequences lie in one Spirosoma sp. KUDC1026 genomic window:
- the hisC gene encoding histidinol-phosphate transaminase, whose translation MQAFNLQSLLRPHILSLKPYSSARDEYTGKEGVFLDANENPLGSVTESGNYNRYPDPYQWAIKQRLAPIKHVAPEQIFLGNGSDEAIDLLIRATCRPGIDSILIMPPTYGMYEVSAGVNDVAITKVPLTPDFQVNTDAVLANITETTKLIFFCSPNNPSGNLLSAEAIRTVLEAAQQSLVIVDEAYIDFADTPSWTNELANYPNLLVMQTFSKAWGLAALRLGMCFASEELIRVLNKIKPPYNISAPTQELALEALAHEAGKNELVAKILEQRAILAENLRSLPTVQVIHPSDANFLLVQFDNAFAVFEHLIQEQVIVRDRSKVTLCEGCLRISVGTQPENERLMEVLRNRLNAPISTDLPLGTGEVATKPELVSNA comes from the coding sequence ATGCAAGCCTTCAATCTTCAATCGCTCCTGCGCCCGCACATTCTTAGTCTCAAACCGTATTCGTCTGCGCGGGATGAGTATACGGGTAAAGAGGGGGTGTTCCTGGATGCTAACGAAAATCCACTCGGCTCGGTCACGGAGTCGGGTAATTACAACCGATATCCTGATCCTTACCAGTGGGCAATCAAACAGCGACTGGCTCCCATCAAACACGTAGCGCCCGAGCAGATCTTTCTGGGTAACGGATCCGACGAAGCCATCGATCTGCTGATCCGGGCAACCTGTCGGCCGGGTATCGACTCCATCCTGATTATGCCGCCCACCTACGGTATGTACGAAGTGTCGGCGGGTGTCAATGACGTAGCGATTACGAAAGTCCCGCTGACGCCCGATTTTCAGGTGAATACCGACGCTGTTCTGGCTAATATCACCGAAACGACAAAACTGATTTTCTTCTGCTCGCCCAACAACCCATCGGGTAACCTGCTGTCGGCGGAGGCAATCCGAACGGTACTCGAAGCTGCTCAGCAGTCATTGGTGATCGTGGACGAGGCATACATTGATTTTGCCGATACGCCGTCGTGGACCAATGAACTGGCAAACTATCCGAACCTGCTGGTCATGCAGACCTTCTCGAAGGCCTGGGGGCTGGCGGCTCTGCGACTGGGGATGTGCTTTGCTTCTGAAGAGTTGATTCGGGTACTGAACAAAATCAAGCCGCCCTATAATATCTCGGCCCCCACGCAGGAACTGGCGCTGGAAGCCCTCGCGCACGAGGCTGGTAAGAACGAGTTGGTTGCTAAGATTTTGGAACAACGGGCGATTTTGGCCGAAAATCTGCGTTCTTTGCCGACGGTGCAGGTAATTCATCCCTCCGATGCCAACTTTCTGCTTGTTCAGTTTGACAACGCTTTTGCCGTTTTCGAACACCTGATTCAGGAGCAGGTAATCGTACGAGATCGGTCAAAAGTTACGTTATGTGAGGGATGTCTGCGGATTTCGGTGGGTACGCAGCCCGAAAATGAACGGCTAATGGAGGTGCTCCGAAATCGGTTGAATGCGCCGATCTCCACAGACTTGCCCCTCGGAACGGGCGAAGTAGCCACGAAACCGGAGCTGGTGTCGAACGCCTGA
- a CDS encoding peptide deformylase → MKHLADLLLLGDPRLYETCEPVLESELPLVPDWVSDLHNVMEEIRAKYRFGRGIAAPQLGIMKRLIYLNIDRPTVIINPELTSVSDEMGDLWDDCMSFPNLLVHVRRHRNLTLSFRNEYWQPQTWNVTDWGLSELIQHEYDHLNGVLCTMRAVDKLAFRWRPTPIS, encoded by the coding sequence ATGAAACACCTCGCTGATCTACTCCTGCTGGGTGATCCCCGTCTGTACGAAACCTGCGAACCTGTGCTGGAATCAGAGCTACCGCTGGTGCCGGACTGGGTATCGGATCTGCACAACGTCATGGAGGAAATTCGGGCGAAATACCGGTTCGGGCGGGGGATTGCCGCCCCGCAGCTGGGCATTATGAAGCGGCTGATTTATCTCAATATTGATAGACCCACGGTCATTATCAACCCGGAATTAACGTCAGTAAGTGACGAAATGGGCGACCTGTGGGACGATTGTATGAGCTTCCCGAATCTGCTGGTTCACGTCCGGCGACACCGGAACCTGACGCTATCGTTTCGTAACGAGTACTGGCAACCACAAACCTGGAACGTAACGGATTGGGGCCTGTCTGAGCTGATTCAACACGAGTACGACCACCTGAACGGGGTGCTTTGTACGATGCGGGCTGTGGATAAGCTAGCATTTCGCTGGCGGCCGACGCCGATATCATAA
- a CDS encoding type II toxin-antitoxin system VapC family toxin: protein MIVDSNVIIYAIQPNRDALLQYLLDRIDAIHVSAITKLEVVGFHRLNDVEKDQFETFFDLIKVVDISAAVISTAIRLRQQRRRSLGDSIIAATALLYNLPVLTHNVADFSTVDGLQIISLAEVMNA, encoded by the coding sequence ATGATTGTTGATAGTAATGTCATTATTTACGCGATTCAGCCTAACCGTGATGCGCTATTGCAGTATCTGTTAGATAGAATAGATGCGATTCATGTTTCGGCTATTACCAAGCTCGAAGTAGTTGGTTTTCATCGCTTGAATGACGTAGAAAAAGACCAGTTTGAGACGTTTTTTGATCTCATTAAGGTTGTCGATATTTCTGCCGCGGTCATCAGTACCGCCATCCGGCTACGGCAGCAACGTCGGCGCTCGCTGGGAGACTCTATCATTGCGGCTACAGCTTTGTTGTACAATTTGCCCGTACTGACCCATAATGTAGCCGATTTCTCGACTGTTGACGGCCTGCAGATAATCAGCCTGGCCGAAGTAATGAACGCATGA
- the hisD gene encoding histidinol dehydrogenase: protein MNIISFPARADWPALLARPVQSTKQIEAIVAPILAQVQEQGDAALVELAKKFDKVDLSETGLLVPDEQWKTAGERLDDTLKKAIQQAYQNIRLFHEKQKQPIEKIETMPGVTCWRKSVGIEKVGLYIPGGTAPLFSTVLMLGVPAQLAGCREVVLCTPSDHPAIYFAASLVGVTKVFRIGGAQAVAAMAYGTTSVPQVYKIFGPGNQYVTAAKMLVAKEGVAIDMPAGPSEVAVYADDSAVPAFVTADLLSQAEHGADSQVLLVSTSKKMVELVNIALVSQLEKLSRRDMAAKALQNSKAILVGSQAEAIELLNTYAAEHLILSVENAEEVAEQITNAGSIFLGNYTPESAGDYASGTNHTLPTNGFARAYSGVSLDSFVKKITMQHITPQGLRQVGPVVEAMAEAESLDAHKRAVSLRLASLAEAKPV, encoded by the coding sequence ATGAACATCATCTCTTTCCCGGCCCGCGCTGACTGGCCGGCGTTGCTGGCCCGGCCGGTGCAGTCGACAAAGCAGATCGAAGCCATTGTTGCCCCTATTCTGGCGCAGGTACAGGAGCAGGGTGATGCGGCTCTGGTTGAATTGGCGAAAAAATTTGACAAAGTCGATTTGTCTGAAACGGGGCTGCTGGTGCCAGACGAGCAGTGGAAAACTGCCGGTGAGCGACTTGACGATACGTTAAAAAAAGCCATCCAGCAGGCTTACCAGAACATCCGGCTTTTTCACGAAAAGCAGAAACAACCCATCGAGAAAATCGAAACGATGCCGGGGGTAACCTGCTGGCGGAAAAGCGTTGGCATCGAAAAGGTTGGCTTGTACATCCCGGGCGGTACGGCCCCTTTGTTCAGCACCGTGCTGATGTTGGGTGTTCCGGCGCAACTGGCGGGCTGTCGTGAAGTGGTGTTATGTACCCCCAGCGATCACCCGGCTATTTATTTCGCAGCCAGTCTGGTGGGCGTCACGAAAGTCTTTCGCATTGGCGGGGCACAGGCCGTTGCGGCTATGGCCTATGGAACAACGTCAGTGCCACAGGTGTACAAAATCTTCGGCCCCGGTAACCAGTACGTAACAGCGGCCAAAATGCTGGTGGCAAAGGAAGGTGTGGCCATCGACATGCCCGCTGGCCCGAGTGAGGTGGCCGTTTATGCCGACGATTCGGCCGTTCCCGCCTTCGTAACGGCTGATTTGCTGTCGCAGGCGGAACACGGGGCCGATAGTCAAGTGTTGCTGGTATCGACGAGTAAGAAAATGGTCGAGCTGGTGAACATCGCGCTGGTATCGCAACTGGAAAAACTATCCCGTCGCGACATGGCGGCTAAGGCCCTGCAAAATAGCAAAGCCATTCTGGTGGGCAGTCAGGCCGAAGCGATTGAGTTGCTCAATACTTACGCGGCCGAGCACTTAATTTTAAGTGTCGAGAATGCCGAGGAAGTAGCTGAACAGATCACCAACGCCGGATCGATTTTTCTGGGCAACTACACACCCGAATCTGCTGGAGACTATGCGTCGGGCACAAACCATACGCTGCCGACCAACGGTTTTGCCCGTGCCTACAGTGGCGTGTCGCTGGATAGTTTCGTGAAGAAAATCACGATGCAGCACATTACGCCCCAGGGACTCCGGCAGGTTGGTCCCGTGGTAGAAGCGATGGCCGAAGCTGAGTCGCTGGACGCGCACAAGCGGGCCGTTAGTCTGCGGCTGGCGAGCTTGGCCGAAGCAAAACCCGTCTGA
- the hisG gene encoding ATP phosphoribosyltransferase, protein MASVLRIALQKSGRLSEDSYQLFKECGIRFDYGTGKLRSISSNFPAEFLFLRDDDIPGYVEDGVADLGIVGENVAVETGRPVETVHRLGFSKCRLSIAISRGTEWEGLHQLNGKNIATSYPNLLGNYLAQKGVQANIHEISGSVEIAPSIGLAEAVCDIVSSGSTLLSNGLMEVETIFRSEAILIAQPGLSDDKQALLEKLLFRIKAVQAAKNNKYIVLNAPNHAIDQITALLPGMKSPTVTPLATEGWSSVHSVLNENEFWENIEAIRSAGAEGILVIPIEKMIY, encoded by the coding sequence ATGGCTTCTGTATTGCGTATTGCCTTACAAAAATCGGGTCGGCTAAGCGAAGACTCGTACCAACTGTTTAAAGAGTGCGGTATCCGCTTCGATTACGGGACTGGTAAGCTCCGGTCCATTTCCTCTAATTTTCCCGCTGAGTTTCTGTTCCTGCGCGACGACGATATTCCGGGCTACGTCGAAGATGGCGTGGCTGATCTGGGTATTGTTGGCGAGAACGTAGCGGTTGAAACCGGACGCCCGGTAGAAACGGTGCACCGACTGGGCTTTTCCAAGTGCCGCCTATCGATTGCCATATCACGAGGGACAGAGTGGGAGGGACTGCATCAACTGAATGGGAAGAATATCGCTACGTCGTATCCCAACCTGCTGGGCAACTATCTGGCTCAGAAAGGCGTACAGGCTAACATTCACGAAATCAGTGGCTCGGTTGAAATTGCGCCTAGTATCGGGCTGGCTGAAGCCGTCTGCGATATTGTCAGCTCGGGCAGTACGTTGCTGAGCAATGGCCTGATGGAAGTGGAAACGATTTTCCGCTCTGAAGCCATCCTGATTGCCCAGCCCGGTCTTTCCGACGACAAACAAGCACTGCTCGAAAAATTATTGTTCCGGATCAAGGCCGTGCAGGCCGCCAAGAATAATAAATACATCGTCCTGAACGCGCCCAACCACGCTATTGATCAGATTACAGCGCTGCTGCCGGGAATGAAAAGCCCAACCGTAACGCCCCTCGCGACGGAAGGCTGGAGTTCGGTGCATTCGGTGCTTAACGAGAACGAATTCTGGGAAAACATCGAAGCCATCCGCTCCGCCGGAGCCGAAGGAATTCTGGTTATCCCCATTGAGAAAATGATTTATTAG
- a CDS encoding gluconate 2-dehydrogenase subunit 3 family protein, giving the protein MTRREAVTHVAWILGGVFSAPTIQAMNRWQEMSLSPNAVHQTGAFLTETQHEIMARVADLIIPRTDTPGAVDAGVPDFMEVMLRDCYKKPAQDAFLMGVDGLEKKGFLKLSPGEQTATLRQIEADAPKDGSPSFWLITKELTLLVYYTSEAGIKASFDYQPIPGRFEAIKIKPGQKDFMYGNQA; this is encoded by the coding sequence ATGACCAGACGGGAAGCAGTAACGCACGTAGCCTGGATACTAGGCGGAGTTTTCTCCGCACCGACGATTCAGGCCATGAATCGGTGGCAGGAAATGAGTCTTTCCCCAAACGCAGTCCACCAGACAGGCGCTTTCCTGACCGAAACGCAGCATGAAATTATGGCGCGCGTTGCCGACCTCATCATTCCCCGCACCGACACACCGGGCGCTGTCGACGCGGGTGTACCCGACTTTATGGAGGTGATGCTACGCGATTGTTATAAAAAGCCCGCCCAGGATGCGTTTCTAATGGGCGTCGACGGACTGGAAAAGAAAGGCTTTCTGAAATTATCACCCGGGGAGCAAACGGCGACGTTGAGACAGATTGAAGCCGATGCGCCGAAAGATGGCAGTCCATCCTTCTGGCTCATCACGAAAGAACTAACGCTGCTGGTCTACTATACCTCGGAAGCCGGTATCAAAGCCTCGTTTGACTACCAACCAATTCCGGGCAGGTTCGAAGCTATCAAAATCAAGCCCGGCCAGAAAGATTTTATGTATGGCAACCAGGCTTAA
- a CDS encoding GMC oxidoreductase, whose product MNLNIKADQGQTYDAIVVGSGMTGGWAAKELTEKGLKVLMLERGYEIKHVEDYKTAFKDPWEFEHRGKISNVAAEEHYATMYFSAKEGSQYMFTNDKEHPYVQKRPFNWIRAYHTGGKSLVWGKHTYRWNQEDFLANAKQGIGIDWPIRYEDLVPWYSYVEKFVGISGQAEKLAVLPDSHFQPGMAMTAPEIHLKNSVAQKLNRPITIGRVAHLTNPQPWHTALGRASCQFRNRCTRGCPFGAYFSSLAATLPAARQTNRLTVVHNAIVQEIILDDKAQKAKGVRVIDQNTMEVREFYAKVIFLNAGTIGSTSILMNSKSARFPNGLGNDSDQLGRNLMDHHLAIGARADIDGFENDYYFGARPGSLYIPRFRNWGNDKRDYLRGFGYQGGASRADWSRGAAETGFGADFKKKMTQPGPWKINLSGFGEVLPDPNNRFYLDNNQLDKWGQPQVVFDADFGENERAMRKDIMNDGAEMLEAAGFKNVVAYDNPVAHMGLGIHEMGTARMGKDPKTSVLNKFNQVHACKNVFVTDGSGMTSASNVNPSLTYMALTARAADHAVAQLKARNL is encoded by the coding sequence ATGAATCTGAATATAAAAGCGGATCAAGGACAGACGTACGACGCCATTGTAGTTGGCTCGGGTATGACGGGGGGCTGGGCCGCCAAAGAACTTACTGAGAAAGGGCTGAAAGTGCTGATGCTCGAACGGGGCTATGAAATAAAGCACGTCGAAGATTACAAAACGGCTTTTAAAGACCCCTGGGAGTTCGAGCACCGGGGTAAGATCAGCAACGTAGCCGCCGAGGAACATTACGCGACGATGTACTTCTCGGCCAAGGAAGGCTCGCAGTATATGTTCACCAACGATAAGGAGCACCCATACGTCCAGAAACGGCCCTTCAACTGGATTCGGGCGTACCATACCGGCGGCAAATCGCTTGTGTGGGGGAAACATACCTACCGCTGGAATCAGGAAGATTTTCTGGCCAATGCCAAGCAGGGCATCGGCATCGACTGGCCCATCCGGTACGAAGACCTGGTGCCCTGGTATTCGTACGTCGAAAAATTCGTTGGTATTAGCGGCCAGGCCGAGAAACTGGCCGTACTGCCGGATAGTCATTTCCAGCCGGGGATGGCCATGACCGCGCCCGAGATTCACCTGAAAAACTCCGTAGCGCAGAAACTAAACCGGCCCATCACCATCGGGCGGGTGGCGCACCTGACCAACCCCCAACCGTGGCACACCGCGCTAGGACGGGCGAGCTGTCAGTTTCGCAACCGCTGCACACGGGGCTGTCCGTTTGGGGCTTATTTCAGTTCGCTAGCCGCTACGTTGCCTGCCGCCCGTCAGACTAATCGGCTGACGGTTGTGCACAACGCGATTGTGCAGGAGATCATCCTCGATGACAAAGCGCAGAAAGCAAAAGGCGTACGGGTCATTGATCAGAATACAATGGAGGTGCGGGAGTTCTACGCCAAGGTAATTTTCCTGAATGCGGGCACTATTGGGTCGACATCAATTCTGATGAACTCCAAATCGGCCCGCTTCCCCAACGGGCTGGGCAACGACAGCGATCAGCTAGGCCGCAATCTGATGGACCATCACCTGGCCATCGGTGCCCGGGCTGATATCGACGGTTTTGAGAACGATTACTACTTCGGTGCCCGGCCGGGAAGTTTGTACATTCCGCGCTTCCGCAACTGGGGAAATGATAAACGGGATTACCTCCGGGGATTTGGCTATCAGGGCGGGGCATCCCGGGCTGATTGGTCGCGGGGGGCTGCCGAAACGGGTTTTGGGGCCGATTTCAAAAAGAAAATGACGCAGCCGGGTCCCTGGAAAATTAATCTCAGCGGTTTCGGTGAAGTACTTCCCGACCCGAACAATCGATTCTATCTCGACAATAACCAGCTCGATAAGTGGGGGCAGCCGCAGGTCGTTTTTGACGCTGACTTCGGCGAAAACGAGCGGGCCATGCGGAAAGACATCATGAACGACGGGGCTGAAATGCTCGAAGCAGCTGGTTTCAAGAACGTGGTCGCCTACGACAATCCCGTGGCCCACATGGGACTGGGCATTCACGAGATGGGGACGGCCCGCATGGGTAAAGACCCGAAGACCTCGGTGTTGAACAAGTTCAACCAGGTCCACGCCTGCAAAAACGTATTTGTAACGGACGGCTCGGGCATGACCTCAGCCTCGAACGTGAATCCATCGCTGACATACATGGCGCTAACCGCCCGTGCCGCCGACCACGCTGTGGCCCAGCTCAAAGCACGAAATCTGTAA